Within the Dialister hominis genome, the region AGCGTAGCCGATTCTCATGGAATGCGGTTCTTCGAAGCAGTCGCCTGGTGTAACGAATGCGCCTGTTTCATGATACATATCACGGCAGAAGTCATAGGAGTCCATAGGAAGATCGTAGTAGACAAGAGAAGTCGTACCTGCCTTCGGACGTACGTAGGAAACATGCGGTTCACTCTTGACCCACGCATCAAGGACGGAAAGGTTTTCACGGATCAGAGTCCTGTTGCGTGAAAGGATCTCATCTTTGTGGCTGAGAGCCAGAGCGGCAATCGTTTCATCAATCATGCCGCAGCTGATCAGATCATAGTCCCTGTGGCTCCTGCATGCAGCAAGAACAGATGGATCCTTTGTAGCAATCCAGCCAAGGCGTACACCGGCAAGGGAGAATACTTTGGACATGGAGCTGACGGAAATGCCTTTTTCATAAAGATCCGCAGCAGAAGGAGACCAAACATCTTCCTGTGTGAGGTGGCGGTAAACTTCATCGACCATCAGGTGAGCGCCGCATTCCCTGGCGATTTCCACGATTTCCTTAAGAAGGGCTTCATCCATCAATGCACCGGTCGGGTTGTTAGGGTTATTGAGACAGATCATCTTGGTTCCCTTGACGGCAAGACGTCTGAGTTCATCAAGGTCAGGCAGGTAGTTCTTATCTTTTTCCAGATGCATGACTTTGACATCTGCGCCAAGCGATACAGGAATGGAATACAGCTGCTGGTAGGTCGGCATGACGGAAATGACGCGGTCGCCCGGTTCCACGATTGAATAGAACAGATGGTGGTTTGCCCCGGCTGCGCCATGGCAGGTCACGATTTCATCTGTATTCACGGTCTTGTAAAGAGAAGCGATTCCTTTCAAAAGTTCCGGCTTGCTGTAGATATCCCCGTATGTCAGTCTTCTGGCACAGATATCATCCAGGAATTCCCTCTTGTCTGTATGAGTCAGTTCAAAAAGT harbors:
- a CDS encoding aminotransferase yields the protein MKIAPFAVEEWMNEYEVGAKYNIAETCVDSISLDELFELTHTDKREFLDDICARRLTYGDIYSKPELLKGIASLYKTVNTDEIVTCHGAAGANHHLFYSIVEPGDRVISVMPTYQQLYSIPVSLGADVKVMHLEKDKNYLPDLDELRRLAVKGTKMICLNNPNNPTGALMDEALLKEIVEIARECGAHLMVDEVYRHLTQEDVWSPSAADLYEKGISVSSMSKVFSLAGVRLGWIATKDPSVLAACRSHRDYDLISCGMIDETIAALALSHKDEILSRNRTLIRENLSVLDAWVKSEPHVSYVRPKAGTTSLVYYDLPMDSYDFCRDMYHETGAFVTPGDCFEEPHSMRIGYAADRETLKNGLAAVSEFIKRIAKD